One genomic region from bacterium encodes:
- a CDS encoding phosphoglycerate kinase, producing the protein MLSKLSVRDLDVAGRRVFVRVDFNVPLNERQEVTDDTRIRASLDTLRLLLDRGAILILGSHLGRPDGKVAPAYSLSPAADRLAELVDVPVRFARDCVGREVQEAVAQMRNGSILMLENLRFHAGEEANSPEFAAELAALADLYVNDAFGTAHRAHASTAGMTRHFEYRAAGLLMERELSFLGQLLSAPERPACALLGGAKLGTKIPIIRNLLEHLDTLMIGGGMAFTFFKALGLGVGKSIVDPSLLEVALQTIRSAKESKREILLPVDIVVARELSDDADTQVVLPTDIPEGWMGLDIGPKTVDLYTQVIQASKSVFWNGPMGVFEVPKFSRGTLSLAKALAEATSQGAITVVGGGDSVAAITQLKLAKRFTHVSTGGGASLEFMEGRVLPGVEALTDAKEAVV; encoded by the coding sequence ATGCTCTCGAAGCTGTCCGTTCGCGACCTGGATGTGGCGGGAAGGCGCGTCTTCGTGCGCGTCGATTTCAATGTCCCTTTGAACGAGCGCCAGGAAGTCACCGATGACACGCGGATTCGCGCGTCGCTGGACACCCTGCGCCTGCTGCTGGACCGGGGCGCCATCCTCATCCTGGGCAGCCATCTCGGCCGGCCGGATGGCAAGGTGGCCCCGGCCTACAGCCTGTCGCCCGCCGCCGATCGGCTGGCGGAGCTCGTGGACGTCCCGGTCCGCTTCGCGCGCGACTGTGTGGGGCGCGAGGTGCAGGAAGCGGTCGCCCAGATGCGCAACGGCAGCATCCTGATGCTGGAGAACCTGCGCTTCCATGCGGGCGAGGAGGCCAACAGCCCCGAGTTCGCCGCCGAGCTGGCCGCGCTGGCCGACCTCTACGTGAACGACGCCTTCGGCACCGCGCACCGCGCCCACGCGTCCACCGCGGGGATGACGCGCCACTTCGAATACCGCGCCGCCGGTCTGCTCATGGAGAGGGAGCTCAGCTTCCTGGGCCAGCTGCTCAGCGCGCCCGAGCGCCCGGCCTGCGCGCTCCTGGGCGGCGCCAAGCTGGGCACGAAGATCCCGATCATCCGCAACCTCCTGGAGCACCTGGACACCTTGATGATCGGCGGCGGCATGGCCTTCACCTTCTTCAAGGCGCTGGGCCTGGGCGTGGGCAAGAGCATCGTCGATCCCAGCCTGCTCGAGGTCGCCCTGCAGACCATCCGCAGCGCCAAGGAGAGCAAGCGCGAGATCCTGCTGCCGGTGGACATCGTCGTCGCGCGCGAGCTGAGCGACGACGCCGACACCCAGGTCGTGCTGCCCACGGACATCCCCGAGGGCTGGATGGGCCTGGATATCGGTCCGAAGACGGTGGACCTCTACACGCAGGTGATCCAGGCCTCGAAGTCGGTCTTCTGGAACGGGCCGATGGGCGTCTTCGAAGTGCCCAAGTTCTCGCGGGGCACCCTGAGCCTGGCCAAGGCGCTGGCCGAGGCGACGAGCCAGGGGGCGATCACCGTGGTGGGAGGCGGCGACTCCGTGGCGGCGATCACCCAGCTCAAGCTCGCCAAGCGCTTCACCCACGTCTCGACGGGCGGGGGCGCCAGCCTCGAGTTCATGGAAGGCCGCGTTCTTCCGGGCGTGGAAGCCCTCACCGACGCCAAGGAAGCCGTGGTATGA
- a CDS encoding triose-phosphate isomerase, with amino-acid sequence MSSRRPLIAGNWKMNLAPREAAALARALAAGLGGRERGADVVVAPTALALAAVVEALAEAPIGVAGQNLHAEPAGAFTGEISGPMLRAAGAGWVILGHSERRQCFGETDAGVASKARAALAAGLLPILCVGETLAEREGGRTLAVVLGQLDGVLAGLDETALALVTLAYEPVWAIGTGRVATAAQAQEVHAAIRLRLWERFGAALAQELRVLYGGSVKPENVAELMGQPDIDGGLVGGASLQAGSFLALIPPYGQS; translated from the coding sequence ATGAGTTCCAGGCGTCCGCTGATCGCGGGCAACTGGAAGATGAACCTGGCCCCGCGCGAAGCCGCGGCGCTGGCCCGCGCCCTGGCGGCCGGGTTGGGCGGCCGCGAGCGCGGCGCGGATGTCGTCGTCGCCCCGACGGCGCTCGCGCTGGCCGCCGTCGTCGAGGCCCTCGCGGAGGCGCCGATCGGCGTCGCCGGGCAGAATCTCCACGCCGAGCCCGCGGGCGCCTTCACCGGCGAGATCAGCGGTCCGATGCTGCGGGCGGCCGGCGCGGGCTGGGTCATTCTCGGTCACTCCGAGCGGCGCCAGTGCTTCGGCGAGACGGACGCCGGCGTGGCGAGCAAGGCGCGGGCGGCCCTGGCGGCCGGCCTGCTGCCGATTCTCTGCGTGGGCGAGACCCTGGCCGAGCGCGAAGGCGGCCGCACCCTCGCGGTCGTGCTCGGGCAGCTGGACGGCGTCCTCGCCGGGCTCGACGAGACAGCGCTCGCCCTCGTCACGCTGGCCTATGAGCCGGTATGGGCGATCGGCACGGGTCGGGTGGCGACCGCCGCCCAGGCCCAGGAGGTGCACGCGGCCATCCGCCTGCGCCTCTGGGAGCGCTTCGGTGCAGCGCTGGCCCAGGAGCTGCGCGTCCTCTACGGCGGCAGCGTCAAGCCGGAGAACGTCGCCGAGCTGATGGGCCAGCCGGACATCGACGGGGGGCTGGTGGGGGGCGCGAGCCTCCAGGCGGGCTCATTCTTGGCCCTGATTCCGCCCTACGGCCAGTCTTGA
- the rodA gene encoding rod shape-determining protein RodA, producing the protein MIPRLRLRGDAVEIGILLPWAAILCFGLLMLFSVSSPSVGDFAYGARATAAISRSFFYRQIFWALLGIGVMWASAMIPFRIYKDYLSWLLYGASMLVLILLFVLPPMRGGTQRWLVLGPLSLQPSEFAKAGMILMLASFLAARRGDPDRLSQVGWVLALVLPPTFLVLKQPDLGTAITFLWLTVPMLLWRGLSLRRLLILAAPLISGAIVLYGETQGTAGFGLVHLLWTLYMAALFVIMLLSPRVSLLERSVFLIAAIAVGLAVPRVWDSLLPYQQKRILVYFDPGLDPLGAGYQIFQSKVAIGSGGLVGRGYLQGTQKGLAFLPARHTDFIFSVVGEEFGFLGALCLLGLYAWLILRGFRLAGKAHSPFAQLLTVGISAYLLFHVFVNVAMTIGLAPVTGIPLPGMSFGGSVLISTSFLLGLQMNIARNWSRY; encoded by the coding sequence ATGATCCCGCGCCTGCGCCTGCGCGGCGACGCCGTCGAGATCGGCATCCTGCTGCCCTGGGCAGCCATCCTCTGCTTCGGCCTGCTCATGCTCTTCTCGGTGAGCTCGCCGTCGGTAGGGGACTTCGCCTACGGCGCGCGCGCGACGGCCGCAATCAGCCGCAGCTTCTTCTATCGGCAGATCTTCTGGGCGCTGCTCGGGATCGGCGTCATGTGGGCGAGCGCGATGATCCCCTTCCGCATCTACAAGGACTACCTCAGCTGGCTGCTCTACGGCGCCAGCATGCTCGTCCTCATCCTGCTCTTCGTGCTGCCGCCGATGCGCGGGGGCACTCAGCGCTGGCTGGTGCTGGGACCGCTGAGCCTGCAGCCGTCGGAGTTCGCGAAGGCGGGCATGATCCTGATGCTGGCCTCCTTCCTGGCCGCCCGGCGTGGGGATCCGGATCGCCTCTCCCAGGTCGGCTGGGTGCTCGCCCTCGTGTTGCCGCCCACCTTCCTCGTGCTCAAGCAGCCCGATCTCGGCACGGCCATCACCTTCCTCTGGCTCACGGTCCCGATGCTGCTCTGGCGCGGCCTCTCCCTGCGCCGCCTCCTGATCCTGGCCGCGCCGCTGATCAGTGGCGCGATCGTGCTCTACGGCGAGACTCAGGGCACCGCGGGATTCGGTCTCGTGCACCTGCTCTGGACGCTCTACATGGCGGCGCTCTTCGTGATCATGCTGCTGTCGCCGCGCGTCTCCCTGCTCGAACGCAGCGTCTTCCTGATCGCAGCCATTGCCGTCGGCCTCGCGGTGCCCAGGGTCTGGGACAGCCTCCTGCCCTACCAGCAGAAGCGCATCCTCGTCTACTTCGATCCCGGGCTGGACCCCCTCGGCGCCGGCTACCAGATCTTCCAGTCCAAGGTGGCGATCGGCTCGGGCGGTCTGGTCGGCCGCGGCTACCTGCAGGGCACGCAGAAGGGACTCGCCTTCCTGCCGGCCCGGCACACCGATTTCATCTTCTCGGTCGTGGGGGAAGAATTCGGGTTCCTCGGCGCGCTGTGCCTGCTCGGGCTCTACGCCTGGCTCATCCTGCGCGGCTTCCGGCTGGCCGGCAAGGCGCACAGTCCCTTCGCGCAGCTGCTGACGGTGGGGATCAGCGCTTATCTCCTCTTCCACGTCTTCGTCAACGTGGCGATGACCATCGGCCTGGCGCCGGTGACCGGCATTCCGCTGCCCGGCATGAGCTTCGGCGGCAGCGTCCTGATCTCGACGAGCTTCCTGCTCGGCCTGCAGATGAACATCGCGCGCAACTGGAGCCGCTACTGA
- the mreD gene encoding rod shape-determining protein MreD → MIETRFQFFVLLLLALFHPITERWLRPWGIGVDYPFLVVFWIALRRGRSPGALYGFLVGFLRDLGNYSVLGGSALAYSLLGFAVGDMREKVNRDDLGTRLILLTLASLAAQAVFLLPRSAWSLADALWAWMRYALLGSLLTALVYLVILFLVHLLREGARLLHEPPQRA, encoded by the coding sequence ATGATCGAAACCCGTTTCCAGTTCTTCGTGCTCTTGCTGCTGGCGCTCTTCCATCCGATCACGGAGCGCTGGCTGCGCCCCTGGGGAATCGGCGTGGACTATCCCTTCCTCGTCGTCTTCTGGATTGCCTTGCGGCGGGGGCGCAGCCCCGGTGCGCTCTACGGCTTCCTCGTCGGCTTCCTGCGGGACCTGGGCAACTACTCCGTCCTGGGCGGCAGCGCGCTCGCCTACAGCCTGCTCGGCTTCGCGGTGGGCGACATGCGCGAGAAGGTCAACCGCGACGACCTCGGCACGCGCCTGATCCTGCTCACGCTCGCCTCGCTCGCCGCGCAGGCCGTCTTCCTGCTGCCGCGTTCGGCCTGGTCGCTGGCGGACGCCCTCTGGGCCTGGATGCGCTATGCCTTGCTCGGCTCGCTCTTGACCGCCCTGGTCTACCTCGTGATCCTCTTCCTCGTGCACTTGCTGCGGGAGGGGGCCCGCCTGCTGCATGAACCGCCGCAACGGGCATAG
- a CDS encoding ComF family protein: MQWGRLLADCLPSLCQACGERVDRPGDWRRFAALCTGCAEGLRREAGQLTLAPGLPLLWPYAPGVAVLALLKGLKYSGRDGALPLLVDGLAWRLWTAAPPRPWYFLPVPLPLPRRLARGFNQSELLASALRQRLGEGHLLKPLRRRLFAGRQAGRGRAERLRQAGGEYFARGALPELGSLIAIDDLATTGSTLRACQAALGGAASGRLLALTVTRVPPAGVSLDRPKMA, translated from the coding sequence ATGCAATGGGGCCGTCTCCTCGCCGATTGCCTGCCGAGTCTCTGCCAGGCCTGCGGCGAGCGCGTCGATCGGCCAGGGGACTGGCGGCGCTTCGCAGCACTCTGCACGGGCTGCGCGGAGGGTCTGCGCCGCGAGGCCGGCCAGCTCACGCTCGCGCCCGGTCTGCCGCTGCTCTGGCCCTATGCGCCCGGCGTCGCCGTGCTCGCACTGCTCAAAGGACTGAAGTACAGCGGCCGCGACGGCGCACTACCGCTGCTCGTCGACGGTCTGGCCTGGCGGCTCTGGACGGCCGCACCGCCTCGCCCCTGGTACTTCCTGCCCGTGCCTCTGCCCCTGCCGCGGCGCCTGGCGCGCGGCTTCAACCAGAGCGAACTGCTCGCCTCGGCGCTGCGGCAGCGGCTCGGCGAGGGGCATCTCCTCAAGCCCCTGCGCCGGCGCCTCTTCGCCGGCCGCCAGGCGGGCCGAGGCCGCGCGGAGCGCCTCCGGCAGGCCGGTGGCGAGTACTTCGCGCGCGGCGCGCTGCCCGAACTGGGCAGCCTCATCGCAATCGACGACCTCGCGACTACCGGCAGCACCCTGCGCGCCTGTCAGGCGGCGCTCGGGGGCGCGGCGTCAGGACGCCTGCTTGCGCTCACCGTGACGCGCGTGCCCCCCGCCGGGGTCTCCCTTGACAGGCCGAAGATGGCCTGA
- the secG gene encoding preprotein translocase subunit SecG, whose product MYAVFLTLFILVCLILVIVVLLQSSKGGGLAGAFGGGSDSSVLGGRSAATFLGKLTVWLAASFMALALLLAILSSRSRSGGEASESIISRRQQSGALDVYDVEQSAPLSSQIQTQPAPAQGGEGQPAPSPAGGSAEPAPAGN is encoded by the coding sequence ATGTACGCCGTTTTCCTGACACTCTTCATCCTGGTCTGCCTGATCCTGGTGATCGTGGTGCTCCTGCAGTCGAGCAAGGGCGGCGGCCTGGCCGGCGCCTTCGGCGGCGGCAGCGACAGCTCGGTTCTCGGCGGGCGCAGCGCGGCGACCTTTCTCGGCAAGCTGACGGTCTGGCTGGCCGCCTCCTTCATGGCGCTGGCCTTGCTCCTGGCCATTCTGTCCTCGCGTTCGCGGAGCGGGGGCGAGGCGTCGGAGAGCATCATCAGCAGGCGGCAGCAGTCGGGGGCGCTGGACGTCTACGACGTCGAGCAGTCGGCCCCCCTGTCCAGCCAGATCCAGACACAGCCGGCCCCCGCACAGGGCGGCGAGGGACAGCCGGCGCCGAGCCCCGCGGGGGGAAGCGCCGAGCCGGCTCCGGCCGGCAACTAG
- the mrdA gene encoding penicillin-binding protein 2 has protein sequence MNRRNGHSEAAQPERARRIVLLAGILFALLVLRLFQIQVISSGGYLRLSRDNQFRELRIPAPRGLILDRNGKVLAKNQAACEASLAIRSAERNPGLLARLAALMDKDEFALAAAVTTGRAAGAPRVILERSLERSALHRLEEELPSLPGLDLRDWECRYYPLGPGLAHLIGYVGEVREDELVPDDRTARAYRPGDLVGRSGLEKTYESVLRGTDGKEMILVDARGTELETVQSLFPEPGQTLVLTLDLELCAQLDSALTYWGAGAGVVMDVHTGEILAATSRPAFDPNALVGGIPTALWRELSEDPGKPLFNRLTQATYSPGSTFKPVVQLAGLERGLITRETHFRGCTGGLRLGNRVFHCWEERGHGSLAAVDALARSCDVYFYQLGERLGADHIAWEARRLGLGAKSGGDFDSESRGLVPDRAWYDKRFGKRGWSTGSVWNIAIGQGELLVNVVQMARLYAALGNGGFLPVPRLRHHLEDVAGNTTLPFSPVRGERLGLDLAALATVRQGMENVLGGGGTAAASALRDFPTAGKTGTVQNPHGKEHAYFCGYAPADNPEIAVALIVEHGEHGSSIAPIFRQLVVTHFKLDVAPLRRERPGFPVPVPAPAERRP, from the coding sequence ATGAACCGCCGCAACGGGCATAGCGAGGCCGCTCAGCCGGAGCGGGCCCGCCGCATCGTGCTCCTGGCGGGGATCCTCTTCGCGCTGCTCGTGCTGCGCCTCTTCCAGATCCAGGTGATCTCCTCGGGCGGCTACCTGCGCCTATCGCGGGACAACCAGTTCCGCGAGCTGCGCATCCCGGCGCCGCGGGGGCTCATCCTCGACCGCAACGGCAAGGTGCTCGCCAAGAACCAGGCCGCCTGCGAGGCGAGCCTCGCCATCCGGAGCGCCGAGCGCAACCCGGGTCTGCTCGCCCGCCTCGCCGCCTTGATGGACAAGGACGAGTTCGCCCTGGCCGCCGCCGTGACCACCGGGCGCGCGGCCGGCGCGCCCCGCGTGATCCTCGAGCGGAGCCTGGAGCGCTCGGCCCTCCACCGCCTGGAGGAGGAACTGCCGAGCCTGCCCGGGCTCGATCTGCGCGACTGGGAGTGCCGCTACTACCCGCTGGGGCCCGGGCTGGCGCACCTGATCGGCTACGTGGGCGAGGTCCGCGAGGACGAACTAGTGCCCGACGACCGCACCGCCCGCGCCTACCGGCCCGGCGACTTGGTCGGTCGCTCCGGCCTCGAGAAGACCTACGAGTCCGTCCTGCGCGGCACGGACGGCAAGGAGATGATTCTCGTCGACGCCCGGGGCACGGAACTGGAGACCGTGCAGTCGCTTTTTCCCGAGCCGGGCCAGACCCTCGTGCTCACGCTGGATCTGGAGCTCTGCGCCCAGCTCGACAGCGCGCTCACCTACTGGGGTGCCGGCGCCGGTGTGGTGATGGACGTCCACACGGGCGAGATCCTCGCCGCCACCAGCCGGCCGGCCTTCGACCCCAACGCGCTGGTGGGCGGCATTCCGACCGCGCTCTGGCGCGAGCTGAGCGAGGATCCGGGCAAGCCCCTCTTCAACCGCCTCACGCAGGCCACCTACTCGCCCGGCAGCACCTTCAAGCCGGTCGTCCAGCTGGCCGGCCTGGAGCGCGGCCTGATCACGCGGGAGACCCACTTCCGCGGCTGCACGGGCGGCCTGCGCCTGGGCAATCGCGTGTTCCACTGCTGGGAGGAGCGCGGGCACGGCAGCCTGGCCGCAGTCGATGCCCTCGCGCGCAGCTGCGACGTCTACTTCTACCAGCTCGGCGAGCGCCTGGGGGCGGATCACATCGCCTGGGAGGCGCGGCGACTGGGGCTCGGCGCGAAGAGCGGCGGCGACTTCGACAGCGAGTCGCGCGGGCTGGTGCCGGACCGCGCCTGGTACGACAAGCGCTTCGGCAAGCGCGGTTGGTCGACGGGGAGTGTCTGGAACATCGCCATCGGCCAGGGCGAGCTATTGGTGAACGTCGTTCAGATGGCGCGGCTGTACGCGGCGCTCGGCAACGGTGGCTTCCTGCCCGTGCCGCGCCTGCGCCATCACCTGGAGGACGTCGCCGGCAACACCACGCTGCCGTTTTCGCCGGTGCGCGGCGAGCGGCTGGGCCTCGATCTCGCGGCGCTGGCCACGGTGCGCCAGGGCATGGAGAACGTGCTCGGCGGGGGCGGCACGGCGGCCGCCAGTGCGCTGCGCGATTTCCCCACGGCCGGCAAGACGGGCACGGTGCAGAATCCGCACGGCAAGGAACACGCCTACTTCTGCGGCTACGCGCCGGCCGACAATCCGGAGATCGCCGTCGCGCTCATCGTCGAGCACGGCGAGCATGGCAGCAGCATCGCGCCGATCTTCCGCCAGCTCGTCGTGACGCACTTCAAGCTCGACGTAGCGCCCCTGCGGCGGGAACGGCCGGGCTTCCCGGTGCCGGTGCCAGCGCCCGCGGAGCGGCGACCATGA
- a CDS encoding shikimate dehydrogenase translates to MLRLAVLGDPIAHSLSPRIQNAALAALGLAGGYEAIRCPAAALPARLAALAAAGYRGLNLTLPLKELAWALLAPAAASASEEARGLRAVNTLRLEDDGRWALHNTDLAGCRQAAAALLPEGLAGRRILLLGAGGAARAALAALLSAKVAALAVWNRDPARAERLLAELAASDSRASCATLVAGRCPPGFDLIIQATALGLAAADPLPPLPSPGERPAVLELQTASTPWLARCRAEGARGADGREMLLAQGAASFAFWTGQAAPLAAMRRALFTDSV, encoded by the coding sequence ATGTTGCGCCTGGCCGTCCTCGGCGATCCGATCGCCCACTCGCTCTCGCCGCGCATCCAGAATGCGGCGCTGGCGGCGCTCGGCCTGGCCGGCGGCTACGAGGCGATCCGCTGTCCCGCCGCTGCACTGCCCGCGCGCCTGGCGGCGCTGGCGGCCGCGGGGTACCGCGGGCTGAATCTGACCCTGCCCCTCAAGGAGCTCGCCTGGGCGCTACTGGCGCCGGCTGCGGCCAGCGCGAGCGAGGAGGCGCGCGGTCTCCGCGCGGTCAATACACTCCGGCTGGAGGACGATGGCCGCTGGGCGCTGCACAACACGGATCTCGCGGGCTGCCGGCAGGCAGCGGCGGCGCTGCTGCCGGAGGGTCTGGCCGGCCGGCGCATTCTCCTGCTGGGGGCGGGTGGGGCGGCGCGGGCCGCGCTCGCCGCCCTGCTGTCGGCCAAGGTCGCCGCTCTGGCGGTCTGGAACCGCGATCCCGCGCGCGCGGAGCGCCTGCTCGCCGAACTCGCCGCGAGCGACTCCCGCGCGAGCTGTGCGACCCTCGTCGCGGGGCGCTGCCCGCCGGGCTTCGATCTGATCATCCAGGCCACTGCCCTGGGTCTGGCGGCGGCGGATCCTCTGCCGCCCCTGCCCTCCCCCGGCGAGCGGCCGGCCGTGCTGGAGCTGCAGACGGCGAGCACGCCCTGGCTCGCGCGCTGCCGGGCGGAGGGCGCGCGCGGCGCCGACGGCCGCGAGATGCTCCTCGCCCAGGGCGCGGCCTCCTTCGCCTTCTGGACCGGGCAGGCGGCCCCCCTCGCCGCGATGCGCCGGGCGCTCTTTACCGATTCGGTCTGA
- the lgt gene encoding prolipoprotein diacylglyceryl transferase yields MHPDLIKLGPLTLHAYGTLLALSFFLGLLLARSRAAARGVAERDVLDLFQILIISAILGARLFFVVFHLDAYAGRWWHILALWEGGLTLYGGLLACFLSAALFLRRRGVPFLRMADVMAPSLGLGLLFTRIGCFLNGCCFGLPTAGPLGVCFPAGSEAARTALSLAAGHAHAGDCVPIHPAQLYSAFAGLLILAALLLIDRRRPYEGATFAAFLLLYGAKRFAVDQFRYYEEAMTVGGLSVNQWLSIALAGAAVVLHLRARRRRAA; encoded by the coding sequence ATGCATCCCGACCTGATCAAGCTGGGACCGCTCACCCTGCACGCCTACGGCACCCTGCTCGCGCTGAGCTTCTTCCTCGGTCTCCTGCTGGCCAGGTCCCGCGCCGCCGCCCGCGGCGTGGCCGAGCGGGACGTCCTGGACCTCTTCCAGATCCTCATCATCAGCGCGATCCTGGGCGCTCGCCTCTTCTTCGTCGTCTTCCACCTGGACGCCTACGCCGGACGCTGGTGGCACATCCTCGCGCTCTGGGAAGGCGGGCTGACCCTCTACGGCGGTCTCCTGGCCTGCTTCCTGAGCGCGGCTCTCTTCCTGCGCCGCCGCGGGGTGCCCTTCCTGCGCATGGCCGACGTCATGGCCCCCAGCCTCGGCCTCGGGCTGCTCTTCACGCGCATCGGCTGCTTCCTGAACGGCTGCTGCTTCGGTTTGCCGACGGCAGGCCCCTTGGGCGTCTGCTTCCCGGCGGGCAGCGAGGCCGCGCGCACGGCGCTGAGCCTGGCGGCCGGGCACGCCCACGCCGGCGACTGCGTGCCCATCCACCCGGCGCAGCTCTACTCCGCATTCGCGGGGCTGCTCATCCTCGCCGCGCTGCTGCTCATCGATCGCCGGCGGCCTTACGAGGGCGCCACCTTCGCCGCCTTCCTCCTGCTCTACGGCGCCAAGCGCTTCGCCGTCGACCAGTTCCGCTACTACGAGGAGGCGATGACCGTCGGCGGGCTGAGCGTCAACCAGTGGCTGAGCATCGCTCTCGCCGGGGCGGCGGTCGTCCTGCACCTGCGCGCGCGCCGGCGGCGGGCCGCCTGA